In Candidatus Palauibacter soopunensis, the following are encoded in one genomic region:
- a CDS encoding NFACT RNA binding domain-containing protein produces MGIRYDSLLARALAREILDRWRGVRIAGLRMASGRRAVELAFEDGSRLVAMLHPLHGYVLELGADAPTSGVEGKALRVGRLSLVDAKAPADERALLLTFGDRTGRPWEMLAIELQARRWNAVHCRRAESGGEEPDPAESGTAESGTVGSGADSRPAWRIEAALLARDAGDRSLRRGASYVPPSSARRAVAAPPSEAEWAAVLAGDEAERRRTVLRTWAWTSALNVDWIMAGDDPAETYARYRALHALAAAPSGGPAASDAPGAPPRPAFVLDRPWGPQPYPHPAGAGSGSAAGLLTAAAQLLAPGGGPAPALQALPAAADDDDAGDEAGQIRKRLRARRKRHRRRAAALERQLAAAGPPDEPRLLGQILLARKDEVPKGASAVTLPDFEGAPREIALDPARDTVANAEAFFDEARRRERALERLPGAIAAAQERAAEFDAHLERLAESGPSDALWAAAGGKPVRVGASGPRAGGPELRVPYTRFRTSGGLEIRVGRGARDNDDLTFRHSAPDDIWLHASQASGAHVILRWGRRDENPPRRDLLEAAIAAAVHSGARHNRTAPVVWTRRKYVRKPRKSPPGTVTPDRVQTIFVEPDSDLVKAMGRRTEEA; encoded by the coding sequence ATGGGCATTCGATACGACTCCCTCCTCGCCCGGGCCCTCGCCCGCGAAATCCTCGATCGCTGGCGGGGCGTCCGTATCGCCGGGCTCCGCATGGCATCGGGGCGGCGCGCCGTGGAACTCGCCTTCGAGGACGGGTCGCGGCTCGTCGCGATGCTGCACCCGCTGCACGGGTACGTCCTCGAACTGGGCGCCGATGCGCCGACCTCGGGGGTGGAGGGGAAGGCGTTGCGGGTCGGACGGCTGTCGCTCGTGGACGCGAAGGCGCCGGCGGACGAGCGCGCCCTGCTCCTGACGTTCGGAGACCGGACGGGGCGTCCGTGGGAGATGCTGGCGATCGAACTCCAGGCCCGGCGCTGGAACGCCGTCCACTGCCGCCGGGCGGAGTCCGGCGGGGAGGAGCCCGATCCGGCGGAGTCCGGGACGGCGGAGTCCGGCACAGTGGGGTCCGGCGCCGATTCCCGTCCGGCGTGGCGGATCGAAGCCGCGCTGCTGGCGAGGGATGCGGGCGACCGCTCGCTGCGCCGCGGGGCATCCTACGTGCCGCCTTCGTCCGCGCGGCGAGCCGTGGCCGCTCCGCCATCGGAAGCGGAATGGGCCGCCGTGCTGGCCGGAGACGAGGCCGAGCGCCGGCGGACCGTGCTGCGGACGTGGGCGTGGACGAGCGCGCTCAACGTCGACTGGATCATGGCCGGAGACGACCCCGCGGAAACGTACGCGCGATACCGGGCCCTCCACGCGCTCGCGGCGGCGCCATCGGGCGGCCCGGCCGCGTCCGATGCGCCGGGCGCGCCGCCCCGGCCGGCCTTCGTGCTCGACCGCCCGTGGGGCCCCCAGCCCTACCCGCACCCCGCCGGGGCCGGCAGCGGGTCCGCCGCCGGACTGCTGACCGCGGCCGCGCAACTGCTCGCCCCCGGCGGCGGCCCCGCCCCCGCCCTCCAGGCGCTCCCCGCGGCCGCGGACGACGATGATGCGGGGGACGAAGCGGGGCAGATCCGGAAACGCCTCCGAGCCCGCCGGAAGCGGCACCGGCGCCGGGCCGCCGCGCTCGAGCGGCAGTTGGCCGCGGCCGGTCCGCCGGACGAACCCCGCCTCCTCGGCCAGATCCTCCTCGCCCGCAAGGACGAGGTGCCGAAGGGCGCTTCCGCCGTGACGCTGCCCGACTTCGAGGGCGCGCCGCGCGAGATTGCGCTCGACCCCGCCCGCGATACCGTGGCCAACGCGGAGGCCTTCTTCGACGAGGCGCGGCGCCGGGAGCGCGCGCTGGAGCGGCTGCCCGGCGCGATCGCGGCGGCCCAGGAGCGCGCGGCCGAGTTCGACGCCCACCTCGAGCGGCTCGCCGAGTCCGGTCCGTCGGACGCCCTGTGGGCCGCGGCCGGCGGGAAGCCGGTGCGCGTCGGCGCGAGCGGGCCGCGGGCGGGCGGGCCGGAACTCCGGGTGCCCTACACGCGGTTCCGGACCTCGGGCGGGCTGGAGATCCGGGTCGGGCGCGGGGCCCGCGACAACGACGATCTCACCTTCCGTCACTCCGCGCCGGACGACATCTGGCTGCACGCGTCCCAGGCCTCCGGCGCGCACGTCATTCTGCGCTGGGGGCGAAGGGACGAGAATCCGCCGCGGCGCGACCTGCTCGAAGCCGCGATCGCGGCGGCGGTCCACAGCGGCGCGCGCCACAATCGCACGGCCCCGGTCGTCTGGACCCGCCGCAAGTACGTCCGCAAGCCGCGGAAATCGCCGCCGGGAACGGTGACCCCGGACCGCGTTCAGACGATCTTCGTCGAACCGGATTCGGACCTCGTGAAAGCGATGGGCCGGCGCACGGAAGAAGCGTGA
- a CDS encoding ADP-ribosylglycohydrolase family protein, with protein MRTPTADVPAGTSQGEDAKLDRARGCLIGQIAGDSLGSLVEFQSPEDIRSLYPHGVRDLEDGGAFDTLAGQPTDDSEMALALARTLIARGTYDPEAANRAYREWLDSDPFDCGLTIRDGLLGSPRHESQANGALMRIGPLGIFGSRHRLDVVARWAREDARLTHPNRVCLDANALFAMALAHAIDSGPTPRELYERMAAWANEGEICPEVRACVEEAAGPPDDYMTHMGWVLIALRNALWQLRHAPSLEEGVVDSVMRGGDTDTNAAICGALLGAVHGLRAIPARWTRAILRCRPEANRPGVKRPRPSTYWPIDALDLAAQLLRSEPPAT; from the coding sequence GTGAGGACGCCGACGGCCGACGTTCCCGCGGGAACGTCTCAGGGCGAGGACGCGAAGCTCGACCGCGCGCGCGGCTGCCTCATCGGCCAGATCGCCGGCGATTCGCTCGGCAGCCTCGTCGAGTTCCAGTCGCCCGAGGACATCCGCAGCCTTTACCCGCACGGGGTCCGCGACCTCGAGGACGGGGGCGCGTTCGACACGCTGGCGGGACAGCCGACGGACGACTCCGAGATGGCGCTGGCGCTCGCCCGCACGCTGATCGCCCGCGGCACGTACGACCCGGAGGCGGCGAACCGCGCCTACCGGGAGTGGCTCGACTCCGACCCGTTCGACTGCGGCCTGACGATCCGCGACGGCCTGCTCGGAAGTCCGCGCCACGAGAGCCAGGCCAACGGGGCGCTGATGCGTATCGGCCCGCTGGGCATCTTCGGCTCCCGTCATCGCCTCGACGTCGTCGCGCGCTGGGCGCGGGAGGACGCCCGTCTCACGCACCCGAATCGCGTCTGTCTCGACGCGAACGCGCTCTTCGCGATGGCGCTCGCACACGCGATCGACAGCGGCCCCACGCCGCGCGAGTTGTACGAACGGATGGCGGCGTGGGCGAACGAAGGGGAGATCTGCCCCGAAGTGCGGGCGTGCGTCGAGGAGGCCGCCGGGCCGCCGGACGACTACATGACGCACATGGGCTGGGTCCTGATCGCGCTCCGCAACGCGCTGTGGCAGTTGCGGCACGCCCCATCGCTCGAGGAGGGCGTGGTCGACAGCGTGATGAGGGGCGGCGACACCGACACGAACGCCGCGATCTGCGGGGCGCTCCTGGGCGCGGTCCACGGGCTGCGGGCGATACCCGCGCGCTGGACCCGGGCGATCCTCCGCTGCCGCCCCGAAGCGAACCGCCCCGGCGTCAAACGCCCCCGCCCCAGCACGTACTGGCCCATCGACGCCCTCGACCTCGCTGCTCAACTCCTACGTTCAGAACCACCAGCGACCTGA
- a CDS encoding ion transporter, whose amino-acid sequence MTEADRPPPTASPYQIFMLVCCVLVLVALIVELALPLDPEILRILFYADTAFCIVFFADFLLSLARAQDRKRYMITWGWIDLLSSLPAITELRAFRIGRVLRILRFLRAARAARVVGSFWMGRRAQTTALVAVSVAILTVVGASIAVLYLERAAGGEIGSGPAALWWSFFTVMTGQQGDPFPVTAAGRAIGLALMTVGAALVGTLTATLVSWVIRPREDAKDRQLNAIREEVAAIRALLEAR is encoded by the coding sequence ATGACGGAAGCAGATCGACCACCTCCGACCGCGTCACCGTACCAGATCTTCATGCTGGTCTGCTGCGTGCTCGTGCTCGTGGCTCTCATCGTGGAACTCGCGCTGCCACTGGATCCCGAGATCCTGCGTATCCTCTTCTACGCGGACACGGCCTTCTGCATCGTCTTCTTCGCGGACTTCCTCCTCTCTCTCGCGCGGGCCCAGGACCGCAAGCGATACATGATCACCTGGGGCTGGATCGACCTCCTCTCCAGCCTGCCCGCGATCACGGAACTCCGCGCGTTCCGAATCGGCCGGGTACTGCGGATTCTGAGGTTCCTCCGTGCGGCGCGCGCCGCGCGGGTCGTCGGCTCATTCTGGATGGGACGGCGGGCACAGACGACGGCGCTCGTCGCCGTGTCCGTCGCGATCCTGACGGTGGTGGGCGCGAGTATCGCGGTCCTTTATCTCGAACGGGCGGCGGGGGGCGAGATCGGCTCGGGTCCGGCCGCGTTGTGGTGGTCCTTCTTCACGGTCATGACGGGCCAGCAGGGCGACCCGTTCCCGGTCACGGCTGCAGGGCGAGCCATCGGCCTCGCCCTGATGACGGTCGGCGCGGCACTCGTCGGGACGCTGACCGCGACGCTGGTGTCCTGGGTGATCCGGCCCCGGGAGGACGCCAAGGATCGCCAGCTGAACGCGATCCGCGAGGAAGTGGCCGCGATCCGGGCGCTCCTCGAAGCCCGCTGA
- a CDS encoding acyl-CoA dehydrogenase codes for MAEPGSLAFHPLLYVAWADGELATEELAMLREHLREAGLPEGALAEWLDPEAPPSAERLLHLLDEVRRRAAEVSPERKRSLTELGIAIAEADGEHPTREERAAILRIEEALGLGGPDAVATLFDPARPIAPLPDVQPRFDPDAMARFLGGPAPETRERVCALLSDGRFEAVAGLSTADYRAQVSEWCRVLADEGLGALSYPAEFGGGDDPAAFIATFETLAFFDLSLLTKFGVQFGLFGGSIHQLGSGRHHEKYLRAAGTLALPGCFAMSETLHGSNVQDIQTTAVYDPATREIVVHTPVPGARKDYIGNAARDGRLATVFAQLEVEGEGRGVHAVLVPIRGEDGEPLPGVTIEDCGEKLGLNGVDNGRLHFDRVRVPSGNLLDRFASIDDEGAYRSPIASPARRFFTMLGTLVSGRVAVASAALSATKVALTIAVRYGARRRQFGSTGEAERILLDYPAHQRRLLPRLATTYALNFALHNLQAEYVAAVTAETGDSGEAEGETGIGSVADRRRLEAAAAGLKAGATWHATDTIQACRESCGGRGYLAHNRFAALKADSDVFTTFEGDNTVLMQLVAKDLLTGFRQQFGDLGALGIARFAAGRARRAMAERNWVISRKTSEAHLRDPGFHDAVLDARRSDLVLSLARRVRHRIARGMTSFDALTDCQHHALTTARAHVECEILRSMIAAERRTPSSGVAEWLERLRSLYALATIEREAAWFLEQGYLDPPKSKAIRRTVTALCAEVRPQAIPLVDAFDVPRSCLEGSIGL; via the coding sequence ATGGCCGAGCCTGGGTCGCTCGCCTTCCATCCTCTCCTGTATGTCGCGTGGGCCGACGGGGAACTCGCGACCGAAGAACTCGCCATGCTGCGCGAACACCTGCGCGAGGCGGGGCTTCCCGAGGGAGCCCTCGCGGAGTGGCTCGATCCCGAGGCGCCGCCCTCGGCGGAGCGGCTCCTCCACCTCCTCGATGAGGTGCGGCGGCGGGCGGCGGAGGTCTCGCCCGAGCGAAAGCGGTCCCTCACGGAACTCGGCATCGCGATCGCGGAGGCCGACGGCGAGCACCCCACGCGCGAGGAGCGCGCGGCCATCCTCCGTATCGAGGAGGCGCTGGGTCTGGGCGGTCCGGACGCGGTGGCGACGCTCTTCGACCCGGCGCGGCCGATCGCGCCGCTTCCCGACGTCCAGCCCAGGTTCGACCCGGACGCGATGGCGCGCTTCCTCGGCGGTCCGGCGCCGGAGACCAGAGAACGCGTGTGTGCGCTCCTTTCGGACGGCCGGTTCGAGGCGGTGGCCGGCCTCTCGACGGCCGACTATCGGGCGCAGGTCTCGGAGTGGTGCCGGGTGCTCGCAGACGAGGGGCTCGGAGCCCTCAGCTACCCGGCGGAGTTCGGGGGCGGAGACGATCCCGCGGCCTTCATCGCCACCTTCGAGACGCTCGCCTTCTTCGACCTCAGCCTGCTCACGAAATTCGGCGTCCAGTTCGGGCTCTTCGGCGGCAGCATCCACCAGCTCGGGTCGGGACGACACCACGAGAAATACCTGAGAGCCGCGGGCACGCTGGCGCTCCCGGGGTGTTTTGCGATGAGCGAGACGCTGCACGGGTCCAACGTCCAGGACATTCAGACGACGGCGGTCTACGACCCCGCGACGCGGGAAATCGTGGTCCACACGCCGGTGCCGGGGGCGCGCAAGGACTACATCGGGAACGCCGCGCGGGACGGCCGTCTCGCCACGGTGTTCGCCCAGCTCGAGGTCGAGGGGGAAGGGCGCGGCGTGCACGCGGTCCTCGTCCCCATCCGCGGCGAAGACGGGGAGCCGCTGCCGGGCGTGACGATCGAGGACTGCGGCGAGAAGCTCGGCCTGAACGGCGTGGACAACGGACGCCTCCACTTCGATCGCGTGCGCGTGCCGAGCGGAAACCTCCTCGACCGCTTCGCCTCCATCGACGACGAGGGGGCCTACCGGAGTCCGATCGCGAGCCCGGCCCGGCGCTTCTTCACGATGCTCGGCACCCTCGTGAGCGGCCGCGTGGCCGTGGCGAGCGCGGCGCTCAGCGCGACGAAGGTCGCCCTCACGATCGCGGTCCGGTATGGCGCGCGGCGCCGGCAGTTCGGTTCGACCGGCGAAGCCGAGCGCATTCTGCTCGACTATCCCGCCCACCAGCGGCGACTGCTCCCGCGCCTGGCCACGACGTACGCGCTCAATTTCGCGCTCCACAACCTGCAGGCCGAGTACGTGGCCGCGGTCACCGCGGAAACGGGAGACTCCGGCGAAGCTGAGGGTGAAACGGGGATCGGGAGTGTCGCGGATCGCCGACGCCTCGAGGCGGCCGCGGCCGGGCTCAAGGCCGGCGCCACGTGGCATGCGACGGACACCATCCAGGCGTGCCGCGAGTCGTGCGGGGGGCGCGGCTACCTCGCGCACAACCGCTTCGCGGCGCTCAAGGCGGACAGCGACGTCTTCACGACCTTCGAGGGCGACAACACCGTCCTCATGCAGCTCGTGGCGAAGGATCTCCTCACGGGCTTCCGCCAGCAGTTCGGGGATCTCGGCGCGCTCGGGATCGCGCGCTTCGCCGCCGGCCGCGCCCGCCGCGCCATGGCCGAGCGCAACTGGGTCATCTCACGGAAGACGAGCGAAGCCCACCTCCGTGACCCCGGGTTCCACGACGCGGTGCTCGATGCCCGCCGCTCGGACCTCGTGCTTTCGCTCGCGCGGCGGGTCCGGCACCGGATCGCGCGCGGGATGACCTCGTTCGACGCCCTCACGGACTGCCAGCACCACGCCCTCACGACCGCCCGGGCCCACGTCGAGTGCGAGATCCTGCGCTCCATGATCGCGGCCGAGCGGCGGACGCCGAGTTCCGGCGTCGCGGAGTGGCTCGAGCGCCTGCGCTCCCTCTACGCGCTCGCCACGATCGAGCGCGAGGCGGCGTGGTTCCTGGAGCAGGGCTATCTGGATCCGCCCAAGAGCAAGGCCATCCGCCGCACCGTGACCGCGCTCTGCGCCGAAGTCCGCCCCCAGGCCATCCCCCTCGTCGACGCCTTCGACGTCCCCCGATCCTGCCTCGAAGGCTCGATCGGCCTCTAG
- a CDS encoding CDGSH iron-sulfur domain-containing protein → MTANGCIVHCGGDGPLLVRSPLRVRTAGAEDGIAKPKAALCRCGQSANKPFCDGAHRDIEFRAGGPIDTTRATSEPEAPSGPSGEEAGEAVVTAHANGPLHFDGVVEISGEGHDGSARFLQPWLCRCGASKNKPFCDGSHKEIGFEAEGL, encoded by the coding sequence ATGACGGCAAACGGATGCATCGTTCACTGTGGCGGCGATGGCCCGCTCCTCGTTCGGAGTCCGCTGCGCGTGCGCACGGCGGGCGCGGAAGACGGCATCGCGAAGCCGAAGGCCGCCCTGTGCCGGTGCGGGCAGTCCGCGAACAAGCCGTTCTGCGACGGGGCGCACCGCGACATCGAGTTCCGGGCCGGCGGGCCGATCGACACGACTCGCGCGACATCCGAGCCGGAGGCGCCGTCCGGGCCGTCCGGTGAGGAGGCCGGGGAAGCGGTCGTCACGGCGCACGCGAATGGTCCGCTGCACTTCGACGGCGTCGTGGAGATCAGCGGTGAAGGGCACGACGGGTCCGCCCGCTTCCTGCAGCCCTGGCTGTGCCGTTGCGGCGCGTCGAAGAACAAGCCGTTCTGCGACGGGTCCCACAAGGAGATCGGTTTCGAGGCGGAGGGCCTCTAG